The Trichosurus vulpecula isolate mTriVul1 chromosome 4, mTriVul1.pri, whole genome shotgun sequence genome contains a region encoding:
- the LOC118845719 gene encoding 60S ribosomal protein L36-like, producing MAIQYPMAVGINKGHKVTKNISKLQHCHCHGRLTKHTKFLRDMIQEVYGFAPYEKCAMELLKVSKDKRALKFIKKRVGTHIQAKRKREDLSNVLAAMRKAAAKKD from the coding sequence ATGGCCATCCAATACCCCATGGCCGTGGGCATCAACAAGGGCCACAAAGTTACCAAAAACATTTCAAAGCTGCAACACTGCCACTGCCATGGGCGCTTAACTAAACACACCAAGTTTTTGAGAGATATGATCCAGGAAGTGTATGGATTTGCCCCTTATGAGAAGTGTGCCATGGAATTGTTAAAGGTCTCTAAGGATAAAAGAGCCCTTAAGTTCATCAAAAAAAGGGTGGGAACTCACATCCAggccaagaggaagagagaggatctcAGCAATGTCCTAGCTGCCATGAGGAAGGCTGCTGCAAAGAAGGACTAA